Sequence from the Pedobacter sp. D749 genome:
TAAAGAAGCTACAGTTCTTCTTACCAATAGCCATCGCACAGGTGGCTATTTTGTTTTGCATCAGGCGAATTAAAAAACATTTTACCTGTTGAGCTGATTTCTTCACAGCAATTAAATTCGCGACAAAATAAATCATTCTGCGGCGGCGCATAATAAGCAAGCCAAAAAGAAAGAGACCTTCGGAGGTAAAACCTTTTGTATGGCAAAACAATCAATTATACCTCACTAATATTGATTTTGTAAAAAAAATTATTCTACCATGATGACAATTTTATATTTATGAGACAGTTTCTTTTTTGGTGGCTTCAGGTATTTCTAATAATACTTAACTTTTGTTTTCCTTTGGATTGCAATAGTTTAAACTTCACCAGTAAGTTGATAATAGCTTACTCACTGCCAATTTACTTTGCGCTTTGCCTAAAGTCCTCTCTACATTCCCATCCTAAAATCTTACATTTATACAATAAAATTGAACATTCCCTTTATTAATTTGTTAAACCATCATGGACTACATAGACTATTATAAAATCCTCGATTTAAAAAAAGATGCAACCACTGAGGATATTAAAAAAGCTTATAGAAAATTAGCCCGAAAACATCATCCGGATCTTAATCCCAACAATGAAGAAGCCAATAAAAAATTTCAGCAAATTAACGAGGCTAACGAAGTTTTAAGCGATCCCGAAAAACGGAAGAAATACGATAAATATGGCAAAGATTGGCAGCATGCCGATCAGCTTGATGCGCAGCAACAGCAGCAAAGACAATACCAGTCGCAAGGCCAGGGTTATGGTGGCAATAGCTATTCCGGTGGTTTTGGTGGCGAAGATTTTTCTGATTTCTTTTCCTCCATGTTTGGTGGCGGTGGTGGTAGAAGCAGCAGAAATTCACCTTTTAAAGGCCAGGATTACAATGCTGATTTACAGTTAAACCTACTTGATGCCTATACCACCCACAAACAAACCTTAACTGTTAATGGCAGGCAAGTACGCATTACCATTCCAGCCGGTGTAGAAAACGGACAAAAGATCAAACTTCCGGGCTACGGTGCGCCAGGAGTTAATAATGGCCCTCCAGGCGATCTGTTTATAAAATTCAATATTAGCGATGACCCCAAATTCAAACGGAAAGGGAACGACATTTATATCCAGGAGGAAATAGATCTATATACCGCCATTTTGGGTGGCGAAAAAATTGTAGAAACCTTGAATGGCAAAGTCAAACTTAAAGTGCCTGAGGGAACACAGCCAGATGCTACTTTAAGATTAAAAGGCAAAGGGTTTCCGGTTTACAAAAAAGATAACCAATTCGGCGATCTATATATTAAATGGCAGGTTAAAATACCCACCAATCTAAATGATGAACAAAAAGAATTATTCGAAAAACTTTCCAAATTCTAACCATTATGGAAACCTATCTAATACCTGTAGAAGAAATTTGCACTTATCACCATGTAGAAATCAACTTTATCCATTCTCTTGAAGATTTTGGCCTGATCCGTACCACCGTTAAAAAGCAATCTGTCTTTTTGCCTGTAGATGAATTATCTAAGCTGGAGCAATACCTGCGTTTAGCAAACGATCTGCAGATTAATCTGGAAGGTATTCATGCCGTTTCTCATCTGCTTAATCAATTGCAAAATATGCAACAGGAAATAACCGTACTTCAGAACGAACTAAATTATTATAAGCAACTTAACCAGTAATATCTAGACAACCATTGTGAGGTATTTCAGATTAAAAGTGCCAACAAAAACATAACCTTCTAAGATATGTTTCTTAAATTGGCAATCTAATTTTAAAAAATGAGCGATCTTTCTTCAAAATTCATCGAAAAAATAAAATCATCCTATGCCCCTTCGGGATCGTACATTTATTTAGGCGCCGGAATTTTAGACGGACAAGTTTACAGCGAAGCCGAAGTTAATTTATCATTAAAAATGATGAACAGACATGGTTTAATTGCCGGAGCAACAGGAACCGGAAAAACACGAACCCTGCAATTATTAGCAGAACAATTATCAGATGCTGGTGTGCCAGTGTTTATGCTGGATGTTAAAGGCGATTTATCAGGTTTAAACCAACCAGGATCTGTTAATCCGAAAATAGAAGAAAGAGCACAACAACTCAACAAAACTTTTTCGCCAACCGGTTTCCCTGTTGAGATTTACTCACTTTCGGGTAAAATGGGTGCACAGATGCGTGCAACTGTACTTGAATTTGGACCTACGCTATTATCAAAAATTTTAGATTTAAACGACACGCAAGCAGGTGTTTTAGCAGTTATCTTCAAATATGCCGATGATAATAAACTACCAATAATCGATTTAAATGATTTAAAAAAACTAGTCTCATATCTTTCAGAAGGTGCCGGGGCAGCAGAAATCAAAAGCAGTTATGGCAGTATTTCTACTGCAACATCAGGTACCATGCTAAGAAAAATAGTTGCCATAGAACAACAAGGATTAGGTGGTATGTTTGGCGAAAAATCGTTTGATATAGAAGATCTCTTCGAACGGGTTGATGGCAAAGGAACCATTAGTTTGTTAAACATCTCTGATGTTCAAAACCAGCCCATATTATACTCTACATTTTTAT
This genomic interval carries:
- a CDS encoding DnaJ C-terminal domain-containing protein, which encodes MDYIDYYKILDLKKDATTEDIKKAYRKLARKHHPDLNPNNEEANKKFQQINEANEVLSDPEKRKKYDKYGKDWQHADQLDAQQQQQRQYQSQGQGYGGNSYSGGFGGEDFSDFFSSMFGGGGGRSSRNSPFKGQDYNADLQLNLLDAYTTHKQTLTVNGRQVRITIPAGVENGQKIKLPGYGAPGVNNGPPGDLFIKFNISDDPKFKRKGNDIYIQEEIDLYTAILGGEKIVETLNGKVKLKVPEGTQPDATLRLKGKGFPVYKKDNQFGDLYIKWQVKIPTNLNDEQKELFEKLSKF
- a CDS encoding chaperone modulator CbpM encodes the protein METYLIPVEEICTYHHVEINFIHSLEDFGLIRTTVKKQSVFLPVDELSKLEQYLRLANDLQINLEGIHAVSHLLNQLQNMQQEITVLQNELNYYKQLNQ
- a CDS encoding helicase HerA-like domain-containing protein, with the translated sequence MSDLSSKFIEKIKSSYAPSGSYIYLGAGILDGQVYSEAEVNLSLKMMNRHGLIAGATGTGKTRTLQLLAEQLSDAGVPVFMLDVKGDLSGLNQPGSVNPKIEERAQQLNKTFSPTGFPVEIYSLSGKMGAQMRATVLEFGPTLLSKILDLNDTQAGVLAVIFKYADDNKLPIIDLNDLKKLVSYLSEGAGAAEIKSSYGSISTATSGTMLRKIVAIEQQGLGGMFGEKSFDIEDLFERVDGKGTISLLNISDVQNQPILYSTFLLSLLAELFNTMPEVGDLDKPKLVFFFDEAHLLFKNSSKAFLEQIEIIIRLIRSKGVGVFFCTQAPTDVPESVLGQLGNRVQHALRAFTPNDVDALKKTVNTYPKSDFYEIDKILTSLGTGQALVTVLNEKGIPTEVSATMLTPPRAIMGPLTAADFDQLVHASPMYTKYKDAIDRESAYEILTQRINDQTAAVEQEKQEAEAQKQAEKESKPKPGEKSIVEQVMGATITRQIGKEIVRGIFGMLTGKKTRSKTGGGLFGF